A genomic segment from Patescibacteria group bacterium encodes:
- a CDS encoding HU family DNA-binding protein — protein MNKAELVQKLMEKAGGCSRAEAERYLDSFVEIVTDALKSGDEVAISGFGTFSVKTRAARQGVNPKTGEKIQIPSMKRPKFKAGKTLKDALK, from the coding sequence ATGAATAAAGCGGAATTAGTGCAAAAATTAATGGAAAAAGCCGGTGGTTGCTCTCGAGCTGAAGCAGAAAGATATTTAGATTCTTTTGTTGAAATTGTTACTGATGCCTTAAAATCAGGCGATGAGGTGGCTATTTCTGGTTTTGGTACTTTTTCTGTGAAGACACGAGCTGCTCGTCAGGGCGTTAATCCTAAAACGGGTGAAAAAATTCAGATTCCCTCGATGAAAAGACCAAAATTTAAAGCCGGCAAGACTTTAAAAGATGCCTTAAAGTAG